From Nocardioides sp. HDW12B, the proteins below share one genomic window:
- a CDS encoding VWA domain-containing protein: protein MTLLDRHLAFVRALRTAGLPVSLAEDLDSVRAMTDLGLADRETLRAGLAATLLKRENHRPSFDALFDLHYPALLGSGVSLTPEVSTDPTSEDRGDAQTSSATSAAEREARLAELRGDLVEAMASDDAAALQALAVRGVEQFGAMPGRGQGLSQWSSYNTMRAVSPDTLVLRLARALAAEQGEDPGLRTTTATRRVDAWRRRVETEVRRRIAEDKGAEHVARTTLRPTIDQLAFTSARRDDIAEMRRQIGPLARRLATRLAKEQHARRRGPLDVRRTVRASLATGGVPITTHHRPKRPHRSELVVLCDVSGSVANFASFTLLLVYALREQFTKVRAFTFVDDLHEVTGEFTPGADPEEVLTRLADSARHASMWGRTDYGRAFGLFQERHADALTPKSGLLVLGDGRSNYTDPGLHHLRQMTAAARHAWWLNPEHTRQWGTGDSAAPEYAEVVAMAECRNLAQLTEIVHDIV from the coding sequence ATGACCCTCCTCGACCGCCACCTCGCCTTCGTCCGCGCGCTGCGGACGGCCGGCCTGCCGGTGTCGCTGGCCGAGGACCTCGACTCCGTGCGCGCGATGACCGACCTCGGCCTCGCGGACCGCGAGACGCTGCGGGCCGGACTGGCTGCGACGCTGCTCAAGCGCGAGAACCACCGCCCCAGCTTCGACGCCCTCTTCGACCTCCACTACCCCGCCCTCCTCGGCAGCGGCGTCTCGCTCACCCCGGAGGTCTCGACCGACCCGACCAGCGAGGACCGGGGCGATGCGCAGACCAGCAGTGCCACCTCCGCCGCCGAGCGGGAGGCCCGTCTCGCCGAGCTCCGCGGCGACCTCGTCGAGGCCATGGCTTCCGACGACGCCGCAGCCCTGCAGGCGCTGGCGGTCCGTGGCGTCGAGCAGTTCGGCGCGATGCCGGGCCGGGGGCAGGGACTGTCGCAGTGGTCGTCGTACAACACCATGCGCGCCGTCTCCCCCGACACGCTCGTGCTGCGCCTCGCCCGGGCCCTCGCCGCGGAGCAGGGCGAGGATCCCGGCCTGCGGACCACGACGGCAACCCGCCGGGTCGACGCCTGGCGCCGCCGCGTCGAGACCGAGGTCCGGCGCCGCATCGCCGAGGACAAAGGCGCCGAGCACGTCGCGCGCACCACGCTGCGCCCCACCATCGACCAGCTCGCCTTCACCTCGGCGCGCCGCGACGACATCGCCGAGATGCGGCGCCAGATCGGCCCGTTGGCCCGTCGGCTCGCCACGCGCCTGGCCAAGGAGCAGCACGCTCGCCGTCGCGGCCCCCTCGACGTACGCCGTACCGTGCGCGCCTCGCTCGCCACCGGCGGCGTGCCGATCACCACGCACCACCGGCCCAAGCGCCCGCACCGCTCGGAGCTCGTCGTGCTCTGCGACGTCAGCGGCTCGGTGGCGAACTTCGCGTCGTTCACCCTCCTGCTCGTCTACGCGCTGCGCGAGCAGTTCACCAAGGTGCGCGCCTTCACCTTCGTCGACGACCTGCACGAGGTCACCGGCGAGTTCACCCCCGGCGCCGACCCGGAGGAGGTGCTCACCCGGCTCGCCGACAGCGCGCGCCACGCGTCGATGTGGGGGCGCACCGACTACGGACGCGCGTTCGGGCTCTTCCAGGAGCGCCACGCCGACGCGCTCACCCCGAAGAGCGGCCTGCTGGTCCTCGGCGACGGGCGCTCCAACTACACCGACCCCGGGCTGCACCACCTGCGCCAGATGACCGCGGCCGCGCGTCACGCCTGGTGGCTCAACCCCGAGCACACCCGGCAGTGGGGCACGGGCGACTCAGCCGCGCCGGAGTACGCCGAGGTGGTCGCCATGGCCGAGTGCCGCAACCTCGCGCAGCTCACCGAGATCGTCCACGACATCGTCTGA
- a CDS encoding LysR family transcriptional regulator, whose product MLSLHQLTCFLATYEHGSLTAAAEELGYAQPSVSEQVRSLEQTLGVQLFRRVGRGVVPTTVADTLRPHAERVLASVDDARQAVQQARSLETGTIRFGMFGTARLYAGAGLVADVLARHPGVRVELIGQNSSDVFEQLRRGRIEAAMIAVSSVTSEGMTVMPVARDELVYVSVHPDRLTHPITPQRLSQAELVMPETTWRAEDSTRIVLRQMLHETGRNPQTRIEVEDVETAIELVGMGLADTVMNRGAAIQLIPRLAPEAGMVSLRPRQYDTLAIVHRAGAVLSPAARLMIELATVRIQQVAEPIRLRGSARRADS is encoded by the coding sequence GTGCTCTCACTCCACCAGCTCACCTGCTTCCTCGCCACCTACGAGCACGGCTCGCTCACCGCGGCGGCCGAGGAGCTCGGCTACGCCCAGCCCTCGGTGTCCGAGCAGGTGCGATCGCTCGAGCAGACGCTCGGCGTCCAGCTGTTCCGCCGCGTCGGACGCGGCGTCGTGCCCACCACGGTCGCCGACACGCTCCGGCCGCACGCCGAGCGCGTGCTCGCCTCCGTCGACGACGCCCGCCAGGCCGTGCAGCAGGCGCGCTCGCTGGAGACCGGCACCATCCGCTTCGGGATGTTCGGCACCGCCCGCCTGTACGCCGGCGCCGGACTCGTGGCCGACGTGCTGGCGCGCCACCCCGGGGTGCGCGTCGAGCTGATCGGGCAGAACTCCAGCGACGTCTTCGAGCAGCTGCGCCGCGGACGCATCGAGGCGGCCATGATCGCGGTCTCGAGCGTCACCAGCGAGGGCATGACCGTGATGCCGGTGGCGCGCGACGAGCTCGTCTACGTCAGCGTCCACCCCGACCGCCTCACCCACCCGATCACCCCGCAGCGTCTCAGCCAGGCCGAGCTCGTCATGCCGGAGACCACCTGGCGCGCGGAGGACTCCACGCGCATCGTGCTGCGCCAGATGCTGCACGAGACCGGCCGCAACCCGCAGACCCGCATCGAGGTCGAGGACGTCGAGACCGCGATCGAGCTGGTCGGCATGGGTCTGGCCGACACCGTGATGAACCGCGGCGCCGCGATCCAGCTGATCCCCCGGCTCGCCCCCGAGGCAGGCATGGTCTCGCTGCGCCCGCGGCAGTACGACACCCTCGCCATCGTCCACCGCGCCGGCGCCGTCCTCAGCCCGGCGGCACGCCTCATGATCGAGCTCGCCACCGTGCGCATCCAGCAGGTCGCCGAGCCGATCCGCCTGCGCGGCTCGGCGCGACGCGCCGACTCCTAG
- the aroB gene encoding 3-dehydroquinate synthase gives MSDSATLAVGGPGSQAGPYDVVVGHDLRHHLDGLVAGVRRVAVIHPRTLADRAEGLRAHLAGLGLDAHAIEVPDGEEAKDARVLAFCWQVLGSSGFTRSDLVVTFGGGSTTDLGGFVAASWLRGVRVVHVPTTLLAMVDAAVGGKTGINTAEGKNLVGAFHEPAGVLCDLDLLETLPRAELVSGLAEVVKCGFIADPVILDVVERAPEASVTPGSRELRELVERAIQVKIDVVSGDLRESARAAGGHPGREALNYGHTLAHAIERAEHYRMRHGDAVSLGMVFVAELAHLSERLDDATAERHRSVLELVGLPTTYGGASFEDLLATMRIDKKTRGDLLRFVVLEGLGRPVVLEGPTEPVLREAFGAVSERRSRFPFFRD, from the coding sequence GTGAGCGACTCCGCCACGTTGGCGGTCGGCGGGCCGGGCAGCCAGGCCGGGCCGTACGACGTCGTGGTCGGTCACGACCTGCGCCACCACCTCGACGGGCTGGTCGCGGGCGTGCGTCGCGTGGCCGTCATCCACCCGCGCACGCTGGCCGACCGGGCCGAGGGCCTGCGCGCCCACCTGGCCGGGCTTGGCCTCGACGCCCACGCCATCGAGGTGCCCGACGGCGAGGAGGCCAAGGACGCCCGGGTGCTGGCCTTCTGCTGGCAGGTGCTGGGCTCCAGCGGGTTCACCCGCTCCGACCTCGTCGTCACCTTCGGCGGCGGCTCGACGACCGACCTGGGCGGCTTCGTGGCGGCGTCGTGGCTGCGCGGCGTCCGGGTCGTGCACGTGCCGACGACGCTGCTGGCGATGGTCGACGCAGCGGTCGGCGGCAAGACCGGCATCAACACCGCCGAGGGCAAGAACCTGGTCGGCGCATTCCACGAGCCGGCCGGCGTGCTGTGCGACCTCGACCTGCTGGAGACGCTGCCGCGCGCGGAGCTGGTCAGCGGGCTGGCCGAGGTCGTCAAGTGCGGCTTCATCGCCGACCCCGTGATCCTCGACGTCGTCGAGCGCGCCCCCGAGGCGTCGGTGACGCCGGGCTCGCGCGAGCTGCGCGAGCTGGTCGAGCGCGCGATCCAGGTCAAGATCGACGTCGTGTCCGGCGACCTGCGCGAGAGCGCGCGCGCCGCCGGCGGCCACCCGGGGCGGGAGGCGTTGAACTACGGCCACACGCTGGCGCACGCGATCGAGCGGGCCGAGCACTACCGGATGCGGCACGGTGACGCGGTGTCCCTGGGCATGGTGTTCGTGGCCGAGCTCGCGCACCTGAGCGAGCGGCTCGACGACGCCACCGCCGAGCGCCACCGGAGCGTGCTGGAGCTGGTCGGGCTGCCGACGACGTACGGCGGCGCCTCGTTCGAGGACCTGCTGGCCACCATGCGCATCGACAAGAAGACGCGCGGCGACCTGCTGCGCTTCGTCGTGCTCGAGGGCCTGGGGCGGCCCGTGGTCCTCGAGGGGCCGACCGAGCCGGTGCTGCGCGAGGCCTTCGGGGCGGTCTCGGAGCGGCGCTCGCGCTTCCCGTTCTTCCGGGACTAG
- a CDS encoding shikimate kinase, with product MSQAPGPLVVLVGAMGAGKTTVGRRLALRWRVGFRDTDLDVQDAERRTVSDIFVDEGEAYFREREHDALRVALETHAGVLAIGGGAVIDPRNRALLRDHLVVFLQVGLADAAARVGLGQGRPMLLGNVRSRMKSLLDERLPLYLEVADVHVATDGLAVDEVVEEVDRAVMAHMRAHAGDEEPGR from the coding sequence GTGAGCCAGGCACCGGGCCCGCTCGTGGTCCTGGTCGGGGCCATGGGGGCGGGCAAGACCACCGTCGGGCGCCGGCTGGCGCTGCGCTGGCGCGTGGGCTTCCGCGACACCGACCTCGACGTGCAGGACGCCGAGCGGCGCACGGTCTCCGACATCTTCGTCGACGAGGGCGAGGCCTACTTCCGCGAGCGAGAGCACGACGCGCTGCGCGTGGCGCTCGAGACCCACGCCGGCGTGCTGGCGATCGGCGGCGGGGCGGTCATCGACCCCCGCAACCGTGCGCTGCTGCGTGACCACCTCGTGGTGTTCCTGCAGGTCGGGCTGGCCGACGCCGCCGCACGCGTGGGGCTGGGCCAGGGGCGCCCGATGCTGCTGGGCAACGTGCGCTCGCGCATGAAGAGCCTGCTCGACGAGCGGCTGCCGCTCTACCTCGAGGTCGCCGACGTCCACGTCGCCACCGACGGCCTCGCCGTCGACGAGGTCGTCGAGGAGGTCGACCGGGCGGTGATGGCGCACATGCGCGCCCACGCCGGGGACGAGGAGCCCGGACGGTGA
- the aroC gene encoding chorismate synthase, which yields MLRWLTAGESHGPALVAILEGLPAHVEVTSTDISDALARRRLGYGRGARMKFERDEIEVVGGLRHGRTQGGPFAVRIGNSEWPKWEKVMAADPLDEADAAELAGSARNAPLTRPRPGHADLVGMQKYDFDEARPVLERASARETAARVALGAVAAKFLEQATGAQVVSHVVKIGTAEAPYGSVPQFSDVAALDEDPVRCLDADASKAMVAEIDQAHKDGDTLGGVVEVCVHGLPPGLGSHVHWDRRLDARLAGALMGIQAIKGVEVGDGFALAADPGSLAHDEIVQTEDGIRRTSGRSGGTEGGMTTGETLRVRAAMKPIATVPRALRTVDVATGEATVAHHQRSDVCAVPAAGIVAEAMVALVLAEAVLEKFGGDSVGETRRNVTGFLESVRYA from the coding sequence ATGCTGCGTTGGCTCACTGCGGGCGAGTCCCACGGACCCGCTCTGGTCGCGATCCTGGAGGGACTGCCGGCTCACGTCGAGGTCACCTCCACCGACATCTCCGACGCGTTGGCGCGACGCCGGCTCGGCTACGGCCGGGGGGCGCGGATGAAGTTCGAGCGCGACGAGATCGAGGTCGTCGGCGGCCTGCGCCACGGCCGGACCCAGGGCGGCCCCTTCGCGGTGCGCATCGGCAACAGCGAGTGGCCGAAGTGGGAGAAGGTCATGGCGGCCGACCCGCTCGACGAGGCCGACGCCGCCGAGCTGGCCGGGTCGGCCCGCAACGCGCCGCTGACCCGCCCCCGCCCCGGTCACGCCGACCTGGTCGGCATGCAGAAGTACGACTTCGACGAGGCCCGTCCCGTCCTCGAGCGCGCGTCGGCCCGTGAGACCGCGGCGCGGGTCGCCCTCGGCGCGGTGGCCGCGAAGTTCCTCGAGCAGGCCACCGGCGCCCAGGTGGTGTCCCACGTGGTGAAGATCGGCACCGCGGAGGCGCCCTACGGCTCGGTGCCCCAGTTCTCCGACGTCGCGGCCCTCGACGAGGACCCGGTGCGCTGCCTGGACGCCGACGCCAGCAAGGCGATGGTGGCCGAGATCGACCAGGCCCACAAGGACGGCGACACCCTCGGTGGCGTCGTCGAGGTGTGCGTCCACGGCCTGCCGCCCGGCCTGGGGTCCCACGTCCACTGGGACCGCCGGCTCGACGCGCGGCTGGCCGGCGCCCTCATGGGCATCCAGGCCATCAAGGGCGTCGAGGTCGGCGACGGCTTCGCCCTCGCCGCCGACCCCGGCTCGCTGGCCCACGACGAGATCGTGCAGACCGAGGACGGCATCCGTCGTACGTCCGGGCGCTCGGGCGGCACCGAGGGCGGCATGACCACCGGCGAGACGCTGCGGGTGCGGGCCGCCATGAAGCCGATCGCCACCGTGCCGCGTGCGTTGCGCACCGTCGACGTCGCGACCGGCGAGGCGACGGTGGCGCACCACCAGCGCTCCGACGTCTGCGCGGTCCCCGCCGCCGGCATCGTCGCCGAGGCCATGGTCGCGCTCGTGCTGGCCGAGGCGGTGCTGGAGAAGTTCGGCGGCGACTCGGTGGGGGAGACCCGCCGCAACGTGACCGGCTTCCTCGAGTCCGTGAGGTACGCGTGA
- a CDS encoding A24 family peptidase — MTWADWAFDTAAVTGVVGALGGLLVPEVIGRLPEPPEPAADKQPYADIARSPGLRWRSALVSGVASAGTGAAVGWSWSLTFLVYLGVVGTALAVIDWRTRLLPTKLVAPSYLVVGALVLLAAGLERSDDDLLRSLLGWLAAGGVFWLLWRIYPKGMGYGDVRLAGVLGLALGYLGWGELLVGVYSGFVLGAVVGTLLSLLRLVDRKAYPFGPFMLVGAWLGVLAGPWVSRVYLGG, encoded by the coding sequence GTGACCTGGGCCGACTGGGCGTTCGACACCGCCGCCGTGACCGGGGTCGTGGGCGCCCTCGGGGGGCTGCTGGTCCCCGAGGTCATCGGGCGGCTGCCCGAGCCGCCGGAGCCCGCGGCCGACAAGCAGCCCTACGCCGACATCGCCCGCAGCCCCGGCCTCCGGTGGCGCAGCGCGCTGGTCAGCGGGGTCGCCTCCGCCGGCACGGGCGCGGCGGTCGGCTGGTCGTGGTCGCTGACGTTCCTGGTCTACCTCGGGGTGGTCGGCACCGCCCTGGCCGTCATCGACTGGCGCACCCGGCTGCTGCCCACCAAGCTGGTCGCGCCGTCGTACCTCGTGGTGGGCGCGCTGGTGCTGCTGGCCGCCGGCCTCGAGCGCTCCGACGACGACCTGCTGCGCAGCCTGCTCGGCTGGCTGGCCGCCGGAGGGGTGTTCTGGCTGCTGTGGCGGATCTACCCCAAGGGCATGGGGTACGGCGACGTGCGGCTGGCCGGGGTGCTCGGGCTCGCGCTGGGCTACCTGGGCTGGGGCGAGCTGCTCGTGGGGGTGTACTCCGGGTTCGTGCTCGGCGCCGTCGTCGGCACGCTGCTGAGCCTGCTGCGCCTGGTCGACCGCAAGGCCTACCCGTTCGGGCCGTTCATGCTGGTCGGTGCCTGGCTCGGGGTGCTGGCGGGCCCGTGGGTGTCCCGCGTCTACCTCGGGGGCTGA
- a CDS encoding shikimate dehydrogenase, whose amino-acid sequence MVTRCAVLGSPIAHSLSPVLHRAAYVELGLDWSYDAVEVDEARLAAFVEGLDPTWRGLSLTMPLKRTVLPLLDEVSEQAALAQAANTVVLDAGRRVGHNTDIPGIVEAFLEVRPTELTTVTVLGGGATAASAALAAATLGFPYLVLAVRNPLRVAQTLAAVARHPTPPEVRVVRLEDLTDEPCDLLVSTIPATAQDRRVRACAEQAGVVFEALYDPWPTPVARAATGAGRPLVSGLDLLVHQAVLQVELMTGLPGPLATMRAAGQAALDARSTT is encoded by the coding sequence GTGGTCACCCGCTGCGCGGTGCTGGGCAGCCCGATCGCCCACTCGCTGTCGCCGGTCCTGCACCGGGCGGCGTACGTCGAGCTCGGGCTGGACTGGTCCTACGACGCGGTCGAGGTCGACGAGGCCAGGCTGGCGGCGTTCGTCGAGGGGCTCGACCCGACCTGGCGTGGGCTGTCGCTGACCATGCCGCTCAAGCGCACCGTGCTGCCGCTGCTCGACGAGGTCAGCGAGCAGGCGGCCCTGGCGCAGGCGGCGAACACGGTCGTCCTCGACGCGGGTCGCCGGGTGGGGCACAACACCGACATCCCGGGGATCGTCGAGGCGTTCCTCGAGGTGCGGCCCACCGAGCTGACGACGGTGACCGTGCTCGGTGGGGGTGCGACAGCCGCCTCGGCCGCGCTGGCCGCGGCGACCCTCGGCTTCCCGTACCTGGTGCTCGCGGTCCGCAACCCCTTGCGGGTCGCGCAGACGCTCGCGGCGGTGGCCCGGCACCCGACTCCGCCCGAGGTCAGGGTGGTCCGGCTGGAGGACCTGACCGACGAGCCGTGTGACCTGCTGGTCAGCACCATCCCGGCGACGGCCCAGGACCGCCGGGTGCGCGCGTGCGCGGAGCAGGCGGGTGTCGTCTTCGAGGCGCTCTACGACCCGTGGCCGACCCCGGTCGCGCGTGCCGCGACCGGCGCCGGGCGTCCGCTGGTGAGCGGGCTCGACCTGCTGGTGCACCAGGCGGTGCTCCAGGTCGAGCTCATGACCGGCCTCCCCGGCCCGCTCGCGACGATGCGCGCTGCCGGTCAGGCCGCCCTCGACGCCCGGTCGACGACGTGA
- the mltG gene encoding endolytic transglycosylase MltG — translation MSDEREDQWADRPAPGEDPDAVGDTGEHAWGGSILARDERGGYDDHAHDAGYDDPDHHDPDHDHAYPEEHRNVRPRRTRSAASCLVVLLVVGAVVAALGFGLVAGVDKLQGAFASADDYAGEGTGSVVFEVKEGETVAAIGRNLKSDGVVASVEAFTDAAASDPDANSIQVGFYDLNEEMSAESALAVLVDPENLLQAEVTVPEGLRVEDVLKTLAKGTEIPLADYQAAIKRDQAIGLPAFAKGNPEGYLFPATYAVPPNADAVDVLSMMVERWQQAAEEADLVAAAEELGYTPGELMIIASLVESEANRDEDRGKVARVIYNRLETDETGGLLQIDATVNYALGRDLGLGLTPEDLDVDSPYNTRKFPGLPPGPIESPGDKAIAAATTPTEGPWLYYVTVNLDTGETKFTDDYDEFLRFKNVELAAYCDGSDRC, via the coding sequence GTGAGCGACGAGCGCGAGGACCAGTGGGCCGACCGCCCGGCCCCCGGTGAGGACCCCGACGCCGTCGGCGACACCGGCGAGCACGCCTGGGGCGGCTCGATCCTCGCCCGCGACGAGCGCGGAGGGTACGACGACCACGCGCACGACGCCGGCTACGACGACCCTGACCACCACGACCCGGACCACGACCACGCGTACCCCGAGGAGCACCGCAACGTCCGCCCGCGGCGCACCCGCAGCGCCGCGTCCTGCCTCGTCGTGCTGCTCGTCGTCGGCGCCGTCGTGGCGGCGCTCGGCTTCGGCCTCGTGGCCGGGGTGGACAAGCTGCAGGGCGCGTTCGCCAGCGCCGACGACTACGCCGGCGAGGGCACGGGTTCGGTCGTCTTCGAGGTCAAGGAGGGCGAGACGGTCGCGGCCATCGGTCGCAACCTGAAGTCCGACGGGGTCGTGGCCAGCGTGGAGGCGTTCACCGACGCCGCCGCCTCGGACCCCGACGCCAACAGCATCCAGGTGGGCTTCTACGACCTCAACGAGGAGATGTCGGCCGAGTCGGCGCTCGCCGTGCTCGTGGACCCGGAGAACCTGCTCCAGGCCGAGGTCACCGTCCCGGAGGGCCTGCGGGTCGAGGACGTGCTCAAGACGCTGGCCAAGGGCACCGAGATCCCGCTGGCCGACTACCAGGCGGCGATCAAGCGCGACCAGGCGATCGGTCTGCCGGCCTTCGCGAAGGGCAACCCCGAGGGCTACCTGTTCCCGGCCACCTACGCCGTGCCGCCGAACGCCGACGCCGTCGACGTGCTGTCGATGATGGTCGAGCGCTGGCAGCAGGCCGCCGAGGAGGCCGACCTCGTGGCCGCGGCCGAGGAGCTCGGCTACACCCCCGGCGAGCTGATGATCATCGCGAGCCTGGTCGAGTCCGAGGCCAACCGCGACGAGGACCGCGGCAAGGTCGCCCGGGTCATCTACAACCGGCTCGAGACCGACGAGACCGGCGGGCTGCTCCAGATCGACGCCACGGTGAACTACGCCCTCGGCCGCGACCTCGGCCTGGGGCTGACCCCCGAGGACCTCGACGTCGACTCGCCGTACAACACCCGGAAGTTCCCGGGGCTGCCGCCGGGGCCGATCGAGTCGCCCGGCGACAAGGCGATCGCGGCGGCCACCACGCCGACCGAGGGCCCCTGGCTCTACTACGTGACGGTGAACCTCGACACCGGCGAGACCAAGTTCACCGACGACTACGACGAGTTCCTGCGGTTCAAGAACGTCGAGCTGGCGGCGTACTGCGACGGCTCGGACCGCTGCTGA
- the ruvX gene encoding Holliday junction resolvase RuvX — protein MRRGRRLGVDVGDVRIGVALSDPDGLIATPVETVARGRGDLARLRELVVEHEVLEVVLGLPRSLSGGEGPAAAKARTFADTLVGAVAGTGASLRLCDERLSTVSAENVLRQQGRKGKKRRAVVDQAAAVVILQNALDTERATGRPPGEVVTLPDQGPDRDPSSDQGES, from the coding sequence ATGCGTCGCGGACGCCGCCTCGGCGTCGACGTCGGCGACGTCCGGATCGGGGTCGCCCTGAGCGACCCCGACGGCCTGATCGCCACCCCGGTGGAGACCGTGGCGCGCGGGCGCGGCGACCTGGCGCGCCTGCGCGAGCTGGTCGTCGAGCACGAGGTGCTCGAGGTCGTGCTCGGTCTGCCGCGCTCGCTCTCGGGGGGCGAGGGGCCGGCCGCGGCCAAGGCGCGCACCTTCGCCGACACCCTCGTCGGCGCCGTCGCGGGCACCGGGGCGTCGCTCCGGTTGTGCGACGAGCGGCTCAGCACGGTGTCGGCGGAGAATGTCCTGCGGCAGCAGGGGCGCAAGGGAAAGAAGCGCCGTGCCGTCGTAGATCAAGCGGCGGCCGTCGTCATATTGCAGAATGCTCTCGACACCGAACGCGCCACGGGGCGGCCTCCCGGCGAGGTCGTGACGCTTCCGGACCAGGGACCCGACCGGGACCCGTCGAGCGATCAGGGAGAGTCGTGA